The following coding sequences lie in one Gadus morhua chromosome 20, gadMor3.0, whole genome shotgun sequence genomic window:
- the mcm3ap gene encoding germinal-center associated nuclear protein, producing the protein MNQNNVFGGSQGGAFQAPNNTNKPPGLFHAFGQQSTGQSQPQPMAFFQPSTFAPTPNLNQAPSSMFGQTPAFGQPSVFGQSCGQPSPMSQAPSFGQPSVGQSSSGFSTSSTPAFGQTSGSGQAWFGQTPEFGQSCTFGQTPGFTQPPTSFGLPSATAPTNTPVSTQPASFGQSAFGQPSTTVNASTFSTVQGVTQQAKGFGSTDFSFKPANEVLFKPIINASPETTNPLTNTGPAQTFGAMLSQTTASTMESSSTATTTGATVFPLLTGAKSGTLGFCFSQPTAAPSIQAHKDPMTTDNSGDSTSALKFTFSQPASPSSTTTAVTTTTAQPTTPSSFSFSAKVLQPQAATLFGGAVFGQTSAFGEPKAKPEPAAEVKGAKQGGALEPNVFSRLGKGTKRKEDPESRPVSGSEKLLTEDQSSATTGDSATRHPPKRALLRSRGPAVGLFGRAMSGLMKNPSGGVRREEGQASERGEGESGDGPGQVVLQGAAPPRSQAPIREVLEKAGDSVSAKTPEPAAEAEPEQVTPTRRTRRSESSESGLGMSPSDCTAFHCKNVPPALNKKEVMEKHFGRFGKVRRVFCRPHKNLAIIHFQDHTSAAKAKKKGKTLQRHELQIFWQRKRQSSGEPEREEQTERKNLPDELHSGSSPQHRPQTRASSLGSSASMIRSSPVKKPSIAKSLQFDSDPQQEGSSDSQSLSSERSVPSSLLPLIGQTAETADEKYRLLEQRDKIMRQGRPKRTDLVLSKVFVGTCPDMCPEKERYMRETRNQLSCFELVPETEMVDHRAAIKEYSRSSADQEEPLPHELRPLPVLSLTMDYLVTQVMDQGPDGYRDWYDFVWNRTRGIRKDIIQQHLCCPETVALIEKCTRFHVHCAHQLCEESMRTFEPKINNENLTKCLQSLKEMYQDLSERQVYCPREAEFRLYNVLLNLNEGDTLREVQQFRDEVRNSPEVKFAVQAFAALNSNNFVRFFKLVKCASYLASCLLHRYFNQVRSKALLTLNIAHTVGSQRSTAFPVEDLARMLMFPDVDAASNFVQQYGLVVSDGVVELSRTSYQDPESLSLKKSAFILGKRCVLIGEVVNGGPLPSPPQHIPVCSFDGNNRYRGEGGTPPEPSSSQYRAPIATATTVAMAAAPETSIFSSEFAQDPRALQEVEALPPPRPSRLFGDQQPAQPGSLADACAAPLLGEASLAGFPPSGLAMPVNPALQLFQPLFPPQAVKAPSPLPLPVQPPAPKPPAYSDEDIVSVVESLLEEEVDSAVREVSSAGAHYARVALSESNVQVEVVLSEVIGQVLQEVSSEEIQLEASRVAEEKRRIEEARRKQECEAFLVQFSFSLCAEVLRDVLAESIQQTAREQIQEAEIDQRELEALCTEQVCTGLLEETLDTELTLLAEEVLEAELQHIHKYIKRWRDVVAVRRRLKRQMRGFPAAPCGVDPRCKLWALAPSAPQQPSLSQLARGLVNLGNAGDMTLSSTRQLRMRQQTLHQMRVHYYYQRLLDEAVWAPLDLPGLVTDNIPNPPDRIFWKATLLLPSDHESVASLADRVLSDWLEVKLGGGEGLEVKEKQVDGTLQTLRVTNALKEVGERAHKVHLSIKVSRGPLSDEGFSQMEESSELQGTGALLLLLPALPCPVEGQDDQDVPLLSALLQLKQLQQASAWHIPLPLVILVPGSQHHSTSETHNLEEALMLQTLVEEGLISEHVFYHIPESTSDMQASHQLTQAMRWLLARAPPPRPLSCQTLVQFVEAGLSQHFSGRLQAQRRERASVGLPSLDPAPVVCLYNAVLAHLADAVSSPELLSLCWPPGAHLGWNSAQHLAWLRSAVLGLSIPDWDMPSATAGWSQLQSSVLRYASQIPGTPHGRPLLVSRLENLLGRVRQQHYHPGPATHRHRRSSPRRMSWGGRDDRHGPGYNQVPWDDLLVLCIDHRLKDWPSPDLPVCQDAVTEDGEVLVYFLTDSLKHFDPPEEWSQAVRLTHRQKRLHTEGGCDASEGTPSSLSLRQRLFDCLAAPQAALSSTPSLDITHTSSAQELLPGLVLRGLEEEKAHSQRSIEQLKRWLTSDPPESLSMPLFIPSSTLLSASPPAVPSSKARSSRAPLTKKAKSSEDCTFDDGPGQTSLSPVTMAQRLQDIQRQILGSQEEELACRLRLDGMLGIVDD; encoded by the exons ATGAATCAAAATAATGTGTTTGGAGGTTCGCAAGGGGGCGCCTTCCAAGCccccaacaacaccaacaagcCGCCCGGCCTCTTCCACGCCTTTGGACAGCAGAGCACCGGGCAGAGTCAGCCTCAGCCAATGGCTTTTTTCCAGCCGTCCACATTTGCTCCGACCCCAAATTTAAACCAGGCGCCCAGTTCCATGTTCGGACAGACACCGGCTTTTGGACAACCATCTGTATTCGGGCAGTCCTGTGGGCAGCCGTCCCCAATGAGCCAGGCTCCATCTTTCGGACAGCCATCTGTTGGACAGAGTAGCTCAGGGTTTAGCACCAGTTCCACTCCAGCTTTCGGACAGACAAGTGGATCCGGCCAAGCTTGGTTCGGGCAAACGCCCGAGTTTGGCCAGTCGTGCACATTCGGTCAGACTCCAGGGTTTACCCAACCACCCACCAGCTTTGGCTTGCCGTCGGCTACGGCCCCCACCAATACGCCTGTCTCCACCCAACCAGCAAGCTTTGGACAGTCAGCCTTTGGTCAGCCCTCCACCACTGTGAACGCCAGCACATTCAGTACTGTCCAGGGTGTAACCCAGCAGGCTAAAGGCTTCGGATCTACTGACTTCAGTTTCAAGCCTGCCAATGAAGTTTTGTTCAAGCCTATTATCAACGCTAGCCCAGAAACGACAAATCCCCTTACCAACACAGGGCCAGCTCAGACCTTTGGAGCCATGCTCTCCCAGACCACTGCCAGCACCATGGAGAGCAGTAGCACAGCCACCACCACTGGGGCCACTGTTTTCCCTCTGCTGACTGGAGCAAAGAGTGGCACCCTAGGGTTTTGCTTCTCCCAACCCACCGCAGCGCCCTCCATCCAGGCCCACAAAGACCCAATGACCACCGACAACAGTGGCGATTCGACCAGCGCCTTAAAGTTCACCTTCTCTCAGCCAGCCTCCCCCTCCAGCACAACCACAGcagtcaccaccaccacggcccaGCCAACCACCCCTTCCTCCTTCAGCTTCTCCGCCAAAGTCCTCCAGCCCCAAGCGGCAACGTTGTTTGGCGGCGCCGTCTTTGGCCAGACTTCGGCGTTCGGCGAACCCAAAGCCAAGCCCGAGCCCGCCGCGGAGGTGAAGGGAGCCAAGCAGGGCGGCGCGCTGGAGCCCAATGTCTTCTCGCGGCTTGGGAAAGGCACCAAGCGAAAGGAGGACCCGGAATCACGGCCCGTCTCGGGCTCCGAGAAGCTGCTGACGGAGGACCAGAGCTCCGCTACCACGGGGGACTCCGCTACGAGACACCCGCCCAAGAGGGCCCTGCTGAGGTCGCGCGGCCCAGCCGTGGGGCTCTTCGGCCGGGCGATGAGCGGACTGATGAAGAACCCGTCGGGCGGcgtcaggagagaggagggtcagGCGtccgagaggggggagggggagagtggggacgGCCCAGGGCAGGTTGTCCTGCAGGGGGCCGCTCCACCCCGGTCTCAAGCCCCCATCCGGGAAGTGCTGGAGAAGGCTGGAGACTCTG TTTCAGCCAAGACCCCAGAGCcggcggcggaggcggagcCTGAACAGGTCACGCCCACTCGTCGCACGCGCCGCAGCGAGAGCTCAGAGAGCGGCTTGGGCATGTCCCCGTCGGACTGCACCGCCTTCCATTGTAAGAACGTCCCCCCCGCTCTCAACAAGAAGGAGGTGATGGAGAAGCACTTCGGCCGCTTCGGGAAGGTCCGCAGGGTGTTCTGTCGACCCCACAAGAACCTGGCCATCATTCACTTCCAGGACCAT acATCTGCAGCAAAGGCAAAGAAGAAGGGAAAAACGCTGCAAAGGCATGAACTCCAGATTTTCTGGCAAAGGAAGAGGCAAA GTTCcggggagccagagagagaggagcagacggAGAGGAAGAACCTCCCTGATGAGTTACactcaggctcctccccccaacACCGGCCCCAGACCAGGGCTTCCTCGCTGGGCAGCTCTGCCAGCATGATTCGCAG ttctccagtgaaaaagcctTCCATTGCCAAGTCCCTGCAGTTTGACAGCGATCCCCAACAGGAAGGCTCCTCCGACAGCCAATCGCTGAGCTCCGAGCGCTCCGtgccctcctctcttctgcccCTGATTGGCCAGACGGCGGAAACGGCGGATGAGAAGTACCGCCTCCTTGAGCAGCGGGACAAGATCATGCGGCAAG GGCGTCCCAAGCGTACAGACCTGGTCCTGTCCAAGGTGTTTGTGGGGACGTGTCCTGACATGTGTCCTGAGAAGGAGCGCTACATGAGGGAGACCCGCAACCAGCTGAGCTGCTTCGAGCTGGTCCCCGAGACGGAGATG GTGGACCACCGTGCGGCCATTAAGGAGTACAGCAGGTCGTCTGCGGACCAGGAGGAGCCCCTCCCCCACGAGCTGCGGCCCCTCCCTGTGCTCAGCCTGACCATGGACTACCTGGTCACCCAGGTCATGGACCAGGGCCCTGACGGCTACCGGGACTGGTACGACTTCGTCTGGAACCGGACCAGAGGCATCCGCAAG GACATCATCCAGCAGCACCTCTGCTGCCCCGAGACGGTGGCGCTGATCGAGAAGTGCACACGCTTCCACGTGCACTGCGCCCACCAACTGTGCGAGGAGAGCATGAGGACGTTCGAGCCCAAGATCAACAACGAGAACCTGACCAAGTGCCTGCAGAGCCTGAAGGAGATGTACCAGGACCTGTCGGAGCGCCAGGTCTACTGCCCGCGGGAGGCCGAGTTCCGGCTGTACAACGTGCTCCTCAACCTTAACGAGGGAGACACCCTGCG GGAGGTGCAGCAGTTCCGAGACGAGGTCCGTAACTCCCCGGAGGTGAAGTTTGCTGTGCAGGCGTTCGCTGCGCTCAACAGCAACAACTTTGTGCGTTTCTTCAAGCTGGTGAAGTGTGCTTCGTACCTGGCCAGCTGCCTCCTCCACCGATACTTCAACCAG GTGAGATCCAAGGCTCTGCTGACCCTGAACATCGCCCACACAGTGGGCTCCCAGCGGTCCACAGCGTTCCCCGTGGAGGACCTGGCCCGGATGCTGATGTTCCCAGATGTTGATGCGGCGTCCAACTTCGTCCAGCAGTACGGCCTGGTGGTCAGCGACGG CGTGGTGGAGCTGAGCCGCACATCCTACCAGGACCCTGAGTCGTTGTCCCTGAAGAAGTCAGCGTTCATCCTGGGGAAGAGGTGTGTGCTGATCGGAGAGGTGGTGAACGGAGGGCCGCTCCCAAGCCCCCCCCAGCACATCCCCGTCTGCAGCTTCGATGGCAACAATAGGTaccgaggagagggaggcacgCCCCCAGAGCCTTCCTCCAGCCAATATCGAGCCCCCATCGCCACCGCAACcactgttgccatggcagcggCTCCAGAGACCAGCATCTTCTCCT CCGAGTTCGCTCAAGACCCCAGGGCTCTGCAGGAGGTCGAGGCCCTGCCCCCGCCGCGGCCGTCTAGGCTGTTTGGAGACCAGCAGCCGGCCCAGCCTGGCTCCCTGGCTGATGCGTGTGCTGCCCCCTTGTTAGGGGAGGCCAGCCTGGCCGGCTTCCCCCCCAGCGGTCTGGCCATGCCGGTGAACCCCGCCCTGCAGCTCTTCCAGCCTCTGTTCCCGCCCCAGGCCGTCAAAGCCCCATCACCCCTACCTCTGCCAGTGCAGCCCCCTGCGCCCAAACCACCAGCCTATAGCGATGAG GACATCGTGTCTGTGGTGGAGagcctcctggaggaggaggtggactcGGCGGTCAGAGAGGTGTCCAGTGCGGGAGCACACTACGCCAGAGTGGCTCTGTC GGAGAGCAAtgtgcaggtggaggtggtcctGAGCGAGGTGATTGGCCAGGTGTTGCAGGAAGTGTCTTCTGAGGAGATCCAATTGGAAGCCTCACGTGTTGCCGAGGAAAAACGCAGAATAGAGGAGGCTCG GAGAAAGCAGGAGTGCGAGGCCTTCCTGGTCCAGTTCagcttctctctctgtgctgaGGTCCTGAGGGACGTCCTGGCCGAGAGCATCCAGCAGACCGCCAGGGAACAGATCCA ggaggctgagataGACCAGAGGGAGCTGGAAGCACTGTGCACAGAGCAGGTCTGCACCGGTCTGTTGGAGGAGACCCTGGACACAGAGCTCACCCTATTGGctgaggaggtcctggaggcggagctgcAGCACATCCACAAGTACATCAAAAG gtgGCGTGACGTGGTGGCCGTGCGGCGGCGCCTCAAGAGGCAGATGCGGGGCTTCCCGGCGGCCCCCTGTGGCGTGGACCCCCGCTGCAAGCTGTGGGCGCTGGCCCCCAGCGCTCCTCagcagccctccctctcccagctgGCCCGCGGGCTGGTCAACCTGGGCAACGCTGGGGACATGACCCTCTCCAGCACAAG GCAGCTGAGAATGAGACAGCAAACCCTCCACCAGATGAGAGTTCACTACTACTACCAGCGGCTCCTGGA cGAGGCGGTTTGGGCTCCGCTGGACTTGCCAGGGTTGGTGACGGACAACATCCCAAACCCCCCCGATAGAATATTCTGGAAGGCCACCCTGCTGTTGCCCAGTGACCACGAGAGTGTCGCTAGCCTTGCTGACCG GGtgctttctgattggctggaggtgAAGCTGGGAGGCGGAGAGGGGTTGGAGGTCAAAGAGAAGCAGGTGGATGGGACGCTGCAGACGCTGCGTGTCACCAACGCGCTAAAGGAGGTTGGAGAGCGGGCGCACAAGGTCCACCTCAGCATCAAG GTGTCCCGCGGCCCTCTGAGCGATGAGGGTTTCTCCCAGATGGAGGAGAGCAGTGAGCTCCAGGGCACGGGggctctgctgctgttgctccCCGCCTTGCCCTGCCCCGTGGAAGGGCAGGACGACCAGGACGTCCCCCTGCTCTCGGCCTTGCTCCAGCTCAAACAGCTCCAGCAGGCCAGCGCCTGGCACATCCCGTTACCGCTGGTCATACTGGTACCGGGATCCCAGCACCACAGCACCAGTGAAACGCACAATCTAGAAGAAG CTCTGATGCTGCAGACCCTGGTTGAGGAGGGCCTGATCTCTGAACACGTGTTCTATCACATCCCGGAGAGCACCAGTGACATGCAGGCCTCCCACCAG CTGACCCAGGCCATGCGCTGGCTCCTGGCCcgcgcccccccgccccgccccctctcctgCCAGACGTTGGTCCAGTTCGTGGAGGCGGGCCTCAGCCAGCACTTCAGCGGCCGCCTGCAGGCCCAGCGCCGGGAGCGGGCCTCGGTCGGCCTGCCCTCCCTGGACCCGGCGCCGGTGGTCTGCCTGTACAACGCCGTGCTGGCCCACCTGGCAGACGCAGTGTCCTCCCCGGAGCTGctcagcctctgctggcccccgggggcccacctgggctgGAACTCGGCCCAGCACCTGGCCTGGCTGCGCAGCGCGGTGCTGGGCCTGAGCATCCCCGACTGGGACATGCCGTCCGCTACCG CCGGCTGGTCCCAGCTGCAGTCCTCCGTCCTCCGCTACGCCTCCCAGATCCCCGGGACCCCCCACGGCCGGCCCCTCCTCGTGTCCCGGCTGGAAAACCTCCTTGGGAGGGTCCGCCAGCAGCACTACCATCCGGGCCCCGCCACCCACCGCCATCGCCGCTCGTCGCCCCGTCGCATGtcctggggggggcgggacgACCGCCACGGGCCTGGATACAACCAGGTGCCCTGGGACGACCTGCTGGTGCTGTGCATCGACCACAGGCTGAAGGACTGGCCCAGCCCCGACCTGCCCGTCTGCCAGG ATGCGGTGACAGAGGACGGGGAGGTGCTGGTGTACTTTCTCACAGATTCCCTGAAGCACTTCGATCCCCCTGAGGAGTGGAGCCAGGCGGTCCGACTCACACACCGGCAGAAACGGCTGCATACAGAAGG AGGCTGCGATGCCAGCGAGGGGACCCCTAGCTCTCTGTCCCTGAGACAAAGGCTGTTTGACTGCCTGGCAGCGCCCCAGGccgccctctcctccacccccagcctGGACATCACCCACACCTCCTCAGCCCAGGAGCTGCTGCCTGGACTGGTGCTCCgcggcctggaggaggagaaggcccaCAGCCAGAG GAGCATTGAGCAGCTGAAGCGCTGGTTGACCTCCGACCCCCCGGAGAGCCTGTCCATGCCTCTGTTCATACCCTCCTCCACGCTGCTCTCCGCATCCCCCCCCGCCGTGCCCTCTAGCAAGGCTAGATCATCGAGAGCCCCACTCACAAAA AAAGCAAAGTCCTCGGAGGACTGTACTTTTGATGACGGACCGGGCCAGACCAGTTTGTCCCCGGTAACCATGGCGCAGAGGCTCCAGGACATCCAGCGCCAGATCCTagggagccaggaggaggagctggcctgCAGACTGAGGCTTGACGGCATGCTGGGCATCGTGGACGACTGA
- the LOC115533383 gene encoding lanosterol synthase: MTEGTHLRRRGGPYKTEAATDLSRWRLANVEGRQTWRYVEDHQTPDREQTMLEAHSLGLDTSGFVRASPAVHTAVDAALKGMGFYSLLQAEDGHWAGDYGGPLFLLPGLLITCHVAQIPLAEAWRKEMVRYLRSVQLPDGGWGLHVEDKSTVFGTALSYTSLRILGVQPDDPDMVRARNNLHSKGGAAGIPSWGKFWLAILNVYSWEGMNTLLPEMWLFPTWMPAHPSTLWCHCRQVYLPMSYCYAVRLAAKEDPLVLSLRQELYVQDYESICWPAQRNNVAACDMYTPHSRLLNFAYMFMNVYEAHHSTGLRGKAVKELYEHIQADDRFTNSISIGPISKTINMLVRWHVDGPTSPAFQEHVSRIPDYLWLGLDGMKMQGTNGSQLWDTCFAVQAYLEAGGQDNPKLAKCLQRAHQFLTFTQIPEDPPEYQKYYRQMNKGGFPFSTRDCGWIVADCTAEGLKSLMLLQELCPSIEPPVPPKRLYQAINVLLSMRNSDGGFATYETKRGGKLLELLNPSEVFGDIMIDYTYVECTSAVMQALRHFQKVYPEHRTQEIRSTLRGGLEYCRRLQRGDGSWEGSWGVCFTYGAWFGLEAFACMGHVYQDEVVCGEVRRGCDFLLRRQMEDGGWGEDFESCEQRYYVQSANSQIHNTSWALLGLMAVRHPDRQSIERGVKLLIDRQLPNGDWPQENISGVFNKSCAISYTSYRNVFPVWALGRFSALYPSSSLAGKVKL; encoded by the exons ATGACTGAAGGGAC GCATCTGCGGCGGCGAGGGGGGCCCTACAAGACGGAGGCAGCGACCGACCTGAGCCGCTGGAGACTGGCCAACGTGGAGGGGAGGCAGACCTGGCGCTATGTGGAAGACCACCAGACCCCGGACAGAGAACAGACCATGTTAGAGGCACACTCTCTCGGCCTGGACACG AGTGGGTTTGTGAGGGCGTCGCCGGCGGTCCACACGGCGGTGGACGCGGCCCTGAAGGGGATGGGCTTCTACAGCCTGCTGCAGGCGGAGGACGGCCACTGGGCCGGGGACTATGGGGGGCCCCTCTTCCTGCTGCCAG GTCTGCTGATCACCTGCCACGTGGCTCAGATCCCGCTGGCCGAGGCCTGGAGGAAGGAGATGGTGCGGTACCTCCGCTCGGTGCAGCTCCCTGACGGAGGCTGGGGCCT CCATGTTGAAGACAAGTCGACCGTGTTCGGCACTGCTCTGAGCTACACTTCACTGAGGATTCTGGGAGTTCAGCCCGATGACCCAGATATGGTTAGGGCTCGGAACAACCTGCACAGCAAAG GCGGTGCTGCAGGGATTCCTTCCTGGGGTAAGTTCTGGTTGGCCATCCTAAATGTCTACAGCTGGGAGGGCATGAACACTCTGCTGCCAGAGATGTG gctgTTCCCCACTTGGATgccggcccacccctccacactGTGGTGTCACTGCCGGCAGGTCTACCTGCCCATGAGCTACTGCTACGCCGTCCGTCTGGCGGCCAAGGAGGACCCTTTGGTGCTCAGCCTCCGACAG GAGCTGTACGTCCAGGACTATGAAAGCATCTGCTGGCCGGCCCAGAGGAACAACGTAGCAGCCTGTGACATGTACACCCCCCACAGCCGCCTGCTCAACTTTGCCTATA TGTTCATGAACGTGTATGAAGCCCACCACAGCACGGGTCTGAGGGGCAAGGCCGTGAAGGAGCTGTACGAACACATCCAAGCAGACGACCGCTTCACCAACTCCATCAGCATCGGCCCG ATCTCCAAGACCATCAACATGCTGGTGCGCTGGCACGTGGACGGACCCACCTCCCCCGCCTTCCAGGAGCATGTGTCCAGGATCCCAGACTACCTCTG GCTAGGATTGGATGGCATGAAAATGCAG GGGACCAACGGATCCCAGCTGTGGGACACCTGCTTCGCTGTGCAGGCCTACCTGGAG GCAGGTGGTCAGGACAATCCTAAACTGGCTAAATGTCTTCAACGAGCTCATCAGTTCCTCACCTTTACACAG ATCCCAGAGGACCCTCCAGAATACCAGAAGTACTACAGACAGATGAacaag GGCGGGTTCCCCTTCAGCACGCGGGACTGTGGCTGGATCGTGGCTGACTGCACGGCGGAGGGCCTGAAGTCCCTCATGCTGCTCCAGGAGCTGTGCCCCTCCATCgagccccccgtccccccaaaGAGGCTCTACCAGGCCATCAACGTG ctCCTCAGCATGAGGAACTCAGACGGAGGTTTTGCAACTTATGAGACCAAACGAGGAGGGAAACTTCTGGAGCTGCTGAACCCATCTGAGGTTTTTG GTGACATCATGATCGACTATACATACGTAGAATGCACATCAGCTGTCATGCAAGCACTCAGACACTTCCAGAAGGTCTACCCTGAGCACCGTACACAGGAAATAag GTCCACTCTGAGGGGAGGACTGGAATACTGCAGGAGGCTGCAGAGAGGCGACGGCTCCTGGGAAGG GTCTTGGGGGGTGTGCTTCACCTATGGGGCCTGGTTTGGATTGGAGGCCTTCGCCTGTATGGGCCATGTCTACCAGGACGA ggtggtctgtggggaggtgaggaggggctGTGACTTCCTGTTGCGGCGTCAGATGGAGgacggagggtggggggaggactTTGAGTCGTGCGAGCAGCGGTACTACGTCCAGAGCGCCAACTCCCAGATACACAACACCAGCTGGGCTCTGCTGGGACTGATGGCTGTCAG GCACCCTGACAGACAGTCCATTGAGAGAGGAGTAAAGCTGTTGATTGACAGGCAGCTTCCCAATGGAGATTGGCCACAG GAGAACATCTCCGGTGTGTTCAACAAGAGCTGTGCCATCAGCTACACCTCCTACAGGAACGTTTTCCCCGTCTGGGCATTGGGTCGCTTCTCCGCCCTCTACCCCTCCAGCTCCCTAGCCGGGAAGGTCAAGCTGTGA